From one Lolium rigidum isolate FL_2022 chromosome 4, APGP_CSIRO_Lrig_0.1, whole genome shotgun sequence genomic stretch:
- the LOC124648025 gene encoding protein LURP-one-related 15-like has protein sequence MLPAPAIPLPGSEAPPAPLPVAGHQFCAPYVVPLTVTKKALSISDGDFVITDANGAVVLTVKGSIFSIHNSRVLLDAAGLPLLSMEKKVFSMHHRWEVFRGDSTNAGDLLFSVKKSSMIQFKTEMDVFLAGNTAQQVCDFKIKGSYLDRSCAFYLGNSAAMIAQMNRKMTVSSVLLDKDTFAVTVFPHVDYVFIAALVVILDEVHRDKND, from the exons ATGCTACCAGCCCCAGCGATTCCGTTGCCGGGCAGCGAGGCCCCACCCGCGCCGCTGCCGGTGGCGGGGCATCAGTTCTGCGCGCCGTACGTGGTGCCGCTCACGGTCACCAAGAAGGCCCTCAGCATCTCCGACGGCGACTTCGTCATCACCGACGCCAATGGCGCCGTCGTGCTCACGGTCAAGGGATCCATTTTCAGCATCCATAATAGCCGCGTCCTCCTCGATGCCGCAGGCCTGCCCCTCCTCTCCATGGAAAAGAAG GTATTCAGTATGCACCACCGGTGGGAAGTGTTCAGAGGGGACAGCACAAACGCAGGCGATCTGCTCTTTAGTGTGAAGAAATCTTCAATGATCCAATTCAAGACAGAGATGGATGTCTTCTTGGCTGGAAACACCGCACAACAGGTCTGCGATTTCAAGATCAAGGGCAGCTACTTAGATAGGTCCTGCGCCTTCTATCTTGGCAACTCTGCTGCAATGATAGCTCAA ATGAACCGTAAGATGACTGTTTCTAGTGTGCTGCTCGACAAGGACACATTTGCTGTTACTGTGTTTCCGCATGTCGACTACGTGTTTATCGCGGCTCTTGTTGTGATCTTGGACGAGGTTCACAGGGACAAAAACGATTGA